Proteins encoded in a region of the Vibrio sp. CB1-14 genome:
- a CDS encoding PilN domain-containing protein, translating to MKIINLLPWREAKRKKHQQRFIAMLVAALLLGYSTSHLLNLKLTSEVSVQQQRVAYLQGEIDDYRRQIRALSSTKSEQQSLEARLDYVDGLQQQRNKTTAVMNLLPTLIPSQVYVDKIRMQGEQFKVSGIGESTAFLAQMLDRFEQSTMVNNVVLHSIVHDRERFGAKYQAFELSFAIDGAALLANPAKQPQTGVN from the coding sequence ATGAAGATAATCAACCTATTGCCTTGGCGAGAAGCCAAGCGTAAGAAGCATCAACAGCGCTTTATCGCGATGCTTGTTGCGGCGCTGCTTCTTGGTTATTCGACGTCACATCTATTAAATCTGAAGCTGACAAGTGAGGTCAGTGTTCAACAACAGCGGGTTGCTTATCTGCAAGGTGAAATTGATGACTATCGACGTCAAATCCGTGCATTGTCATCGACCAAAAGTGAGCAGCAGTCTCTAGAAGCCCGCCTTGACTACGTTGATGGGCTGCAGCAGCAGCGCAATAAGACAACAGCGGTAATGAATTTGCTGCCGACTCTTATTCCTTCGCAAGTCTATGTAGACAAGATCCGTATGCAAGGTGAGCAATTTAAGGTCAGTGGCATTGGAGAAAGTACCGCTTTCCTCGCTCAAATGCTGGATAGATTTGAACAATCGACGATGGTCAATAACGTAGTGCTGCACTCTATCGTTCATGACCGCGAGCGCTTTGGCGCTAAATATCAAGCGTTTGAGCTGTCGTTTGCTATTGATGGTGCAGCGCTACTTGCCAATCCAGCCAAGCAGCCGCAAACAGGAGTGAACTAA
- a CDS encoding type 4a pilus biogenesis protein PilO: MSLDLELDELSSWPLIPQLVVVGIVFVMAALVSGWLSVKPSLEDLDYYKQQETQLKQELQVVARKAAMLPVMSAHLSDLSDHYDRLLRQLPAQQELASLLADINEQGLNNHLTFTRINWGKRQPQKFLLKLPLDIELTGSYDDIGRYAQAIAELPRIVLIENAEWQRVSLESSTLHFRVNATTYQFIAEAEGEK; this comes from the coding sequence ATGTCACTCGACCTTGAACTTGATGAATTGAGCAGTTGGCCGTTGATTCCACAGCTTGTCGTGGTCGGTATTGTGTTTGTGATGGCGGCACTGGTCAGTGGATGGCTTTCGGTGAAGCCCAGCCTTGAAGACCTCGATTACTACAAACAACAAGAAACTCAACTGAAGCAAGAGCTGCAGGTTGTCGCTCGCAAGGCCGCTATGTTGCCTGTGATGTCAGCGCATCTTAGCGATCTTTCTGACCATTACGACAGGCTTTTGCGTCAATTGCCTGCTCAGCAAGAGCTAGCAAGCTTGCTCGCAGACATCAACGAGCAAGGCCTCAACAATCATCTTACCTTCACTCGTATCAATTGGGGTAAGCGTCAGCCGCAGAAGTTTTTATTAAAGCTTCCTTTAGATATCGAGCTGACCGGAAGTTATGACGATATCGGCCGCTACGCTCAGGCAATTGCTGAGCTGCCTCGCATTGTACTGATCGAAAATGCTGAATGGCAGAGAGTCAGTTTGGAAAGCAGCACTCTGCACTTTCGTGTTAATGCCACTACCTACCAGTTTATTGCGGAGGCTGAAGGTGAAAAATAG
- a CDS encoding pilus assembly protein PilP encodes MKNSTLAILITLGLFGCNANQDSLQQFVLNAESSSEPQKMAARLIQSSEVVRFQESSSQSPFGLPKMATQQSPERGQSCWQPKTRTKQGLELYRISELQAKGIMSKNGKMTGLVMLPNRRVVKVEEGHFLGENNGQIKQITENALIVGETLSDGLGCWYQRQIKLALK; translated from the coding sequence GTGAAAAATAGCACTCTAGCTATATTGATAACTTTAGGTTTATTTGGTTGCAACGCCAATCAAGACTCATTGCAACAGTTTGTTTTAAATGCAGAATCGAGTTCTGAGCCGCAAAAAATGGCGGCGAGATTGATTCAGTCTTCTGAGGTAGTACGCTTCCAAGAGTCGAGCAGTCAATCGCCTTTCGGTTTGCCGAAAATGGCAACCCAGCAGAGTCCTGAACGCGGGCAGAGCTGTTGGCAACCGAAGACCAGAACCAAACAAGGATTAGAGCTCTATCGAATTAGCGAACTACAGGCCAAAGGGATCATGAGTAAAAACGGCAAGATGACCGGCTTGGTGATGCTGCCCAATCGACGTGTAGTGAAAGTGGAAGAGGGGCATTTTCTTGGCGAGAACAACGGTCAAATCAAACAAATAACCGAAAATGCGCTGATTGTAGGCGAGACCTTGTCCGATGGATTGGGATGCTGGTACCAAAGGCAAATAAAGCTGGCATTGAAGTAA